One Neosynechococcus sphagnicola sy1 genomic window carries:
- the infC gene encoding translation initiation factor IF-3 has translation MIVAQKQLINRQIKSPQVFLIDHENNKLGLTDTYDALQLAESVELDLVVVSQGADAPVAKILNYGKLQYQQKKRQSQSARPTVKEVRLRPNIGVSDYQLSIDKAVQWLTKGDSVKFLIRLRGREHQYRDRAAEMLDRIANDLSQVGKIQTLDKRALVIQVIPA, from the coding sequence ATCATCGTAGCCCAAAAACAACTAATTAACCGTCAAATCAAGTCTCCTCAGGTCTTTTTAATTGACCATGAAAATAACAAGCTTGGTCTGACTGATACCTACGACGCTCTCCAGTTAGCTGAGAGTGTGGAACTTGACCTGGTAGTTGTCTCCCAAGGTGCAGACGCGCCAGTAGCGAAGATTCTGAATTATGGCAAACTTCAGTATCAACAGAAGAAACGCCAGAGTCAGAGCGCTAGACCAACGGTGAAAGAAGTGAGGCTCCGTCCCAATATTGGGGTATCTGATTATCAGCTCAGTATTGATAAAGCTGTTCAGTGGCTGACCAAGGGTGATTCGGTGAAGTTTCTGATTCGATTACGGGGTCGGGAACATCAATATCGCGATCGGGCTGCGGAGATGCTAGATCGGATTGCCAATGACCTCAGTCAAGTCGGTAAAATTCAGACCCTGGATAAGCGGGCGCTGGTGATTCAGGTGATTCCTGCCTAA